In Acidaminococcus fermentans DSM 20731, one genomic interval encodes:
- a CDS encoding HD domain-containing protein → MHEDARFAKQVRFILELDKEKTILRQTHLIGYRRQENDAEHAWHMAVMACLLKEYANEPFDLARTLLMILLHDVVEIDAGDTFAYDPEAVKTQREREKKAAERIFGLLPEDQAREFRGLFEEFEQGDTPEARYAHAMDNFQPILLNDANDGKDWRLHQVRWQQVEKRNARTHEGSEKIGQAVQAIIERNVEKGNLKP, encoded by the coding sequence ATGCATGAGGATGCACGTTTTGCCAAACAGGTCCGGTTCATCCTGGAACTGGACAAGGAAAAGACCATTCTCCGCCAGACCCATCTCATCGGGTACCGGCGGCAGGAAAATGATGCGGAACACGCCTGGCACATGGCGGTGATGGCCTGTCTATTGAAGGAATATGCCAACGAGCCCTTTGACCTGGCCAGGACCCTTTTGATGATCCTCCTCCATGATGTGGTGGAAATCGATGCGGGAGATACCTTTGCCTATGATCCGGAAGCGGTGAAGACCCAGCGGGAACGGGAGAAAAAGGCGGCGGAGCGGATCTTTGGCCTGCTGCCGGAGGACCAGGCCCGGGAGTTCCGGGGGCTGTTCGAAGAATTTGAACAGGGGGACACCCCGGAAGCCCGGTATGCCCATGCCATGGACAATTTCCAGCCCATCCTGCTGAACGATGCCAATGACGGAAAGGACTGGCGGCTCCACCAGGTCCGCTGGCAGCAGGTGGAAAAGCGAAATGCCCGGACCCACGAAGGCAGTGAAAAGATCGGCCAGGCCGTCCAGGCCATCATTGAGCGGAATGTGGAGAAGGGGAACCTGAAGCCGTAA
- a CDS encoding basic amino acid ABC transporter substrate-binding protein — protein MKKMKMFAGILAGLMMCVAAAGCGGGSGTSEKKPAEKKELVVGTNPSFAPFEFTDKKDGKVMGFDIDLINALARKAGYEKVTIKSIAFDGLIPSLESGNIDVSITGMSITDARKQKVNFTDPYYESGLMAVVKKDNEAIKGLDDLKGKTIAVQLGTTGAKYAETIEGAKVKTFDSSDLACLELKNGGADAVISDLPVLQYFLKQGGSQYAKSVGTPKKGDFYGIATAKKNKNLCDKLNKALAEMKKDGEYQKIYDKWFKVE, from the coding sequence ATGAAGAAAATGAAGATGTTTGCTGGAATCCTGGCCGGCTTGATGATGTGTGTGGCGGCGGCCGGCTGCGGCGGCGGTTCCGGCACCAGCGAAAAGAAACCGGCAGAAAAGAAAGAACTGGTGGTGGGGACCAATCCGTCCTTTGCTCCCTTTGAATTCACCGACAAGAAGGACGGCAAAGTCATGGGCTTCGATATCGATCTGATCAACGCCCTGGCCAGGAAAGCCGGCTACGAAAAAGTCACCATCAAGAGCATTGCCTTCGATGGGCTGATTCCCTCCCTGGAATCCGGGAACATCGATGTGTCCATTACGGGCATGAGCATCACCGATGCCCGGAAACAGAAAGTGAATTTCACTGATCCTTATTATGAATCCGGTCTGATGGCCGTGGTGAAAAAGGACAATGAGGCCATCAAGGGCCTGGATGACCTGAAGGGCAAGACCATTGCCGTCCAACTGGGCACCACCGGGGCCAAATATGCGGAAACCATCGAAGGGGCCAAGGTCAAGACTTTCGATTCCTCCGACCTGGCCTGCCTGGAACTGAAAAACGGCGGAGCCGATGCAGTGATCAGTGACCTGCCGGTGCTCCAGTACTTCCTGAAACAGGGCGGCAGCCAGTATGCCAAGAGCGTGGGAACGCCCAAGAAGGGTGATTTCTACGGCATTGCCACTGCCAAAAAGAACAAGAACCTGTGCGACAAGCTGAACAAGGCCCTGGCAGAAATGAAGAAAGACGGAGAATACCAGAAGATCTACGACAAGTGGTTCAAGGTGGAATAA
- the bcp gene encoding thioredoxin-dependent thiol peroxidase has product MLEIGTAAPDFTLPDQNGEMHSLSDYRGRKVVLYFYPRDNTPGCTKQACAFGDLYPQFQEKGAVVLGVSKDSVASHKKFEEKYGLPFPLLSDPEKTVLQAYDVWKEKKLYGKVSMGVVRSTYLIDEQGIIVKALGKVKPAENPAQMLEELG; this is encoded by the coding sequence ATGCTGGAAATTGGAACGGCGGCACCGGATTTCACCCTGCCGGATCAAAATGGGGAAATGCATTCTTTGTCAGACTATCGGGGACGGAAAGTGGTCCTGTATTTTTATCCCCGGGACAATACGCCCGGCTGCACCAAACAGGCCTGTGCCTTTGGAGACCTGTATCCCCAGTTCCAGGAAAAGGGAGCTGTGGTGCTGGGCGTCAGCAAGGATTCCGTGGCATCCCACAAAAAATTCGAAGAAAAATACGGGCTGCCCTTTCCCCTGCTTTCCGATCCGGAAAAAACAGTGCTCCAGGCCTATGATGTGTGGAAAGAAAAGAAACTGTACGGGAAAGTATCCATGGGTGTGGTCCGCAGTACCTATCTCATCGATGAACAGGGGATCATCGTCAAAGCCCTGGGGAAAGTGAAACCGGCGGAAAATCCCGCCCAGATGCTGGAGGAACTGGGATGA
- the yaaA gene encoding peroxide stress protein YaaA — protein sequence MRLIISPAKKMRVDLESGCACTPPFFLPETRQLLSWLRSLSFGQLRTLWACSQSLAEENWERLRQMDLEKAATPALLAYEGIQYQYMAPAVFEDGQMDWVGERVRILSGFYGALRPFDRVVPYRLEMQAKGAPEGFRNLYDFWGDRLYRACRDEDGILINLASKEYSRAVAPYLQPGDRLVEVIFGEQNGERIVQKGVYAKMARGEMVRYLAGKGARRPEDMKDFCWSGYVWDPERSRPDQYVFLRQPSARG from the coding sequence ATGAGGCTGATCATTTCTCCCGCCAAGAAAATGCGGGTGGATCTGGAATCGGGGTGCGCCTGCACCCCGCCTTTTTTTCTTCCGGAAACCCGGCAGCTGCTGTCCTGGCTCCGGAGTCTCTCCTTTGGGCAGCTCCGGACCCTGTGGGCCTGCAGCCAGTCCCTGGCGGAAGAAAACTGGGAACGGCTCCGGCAGATGGATCTGGAAAAGGCGGCAACCCCGGCTCTGCTGGCCTATGAGGGAATCCAGTACCAGTACATGGCTCCTGCGGTTTTCGAAGACGGGCAGATGGACTGGGTGGGAGAGCGGGTACGGATCCTTTCCGGTTTCTACGGAGCCCTGAGACCCTTTGACCGGGTGGTGCCCTACCGGCTGGAAATGCAGGCCAAGGGTGCCCCGGAGGGATTCCGGAACCTGTATGATTTTTGGGGAGACCGGCTGTACCGGGCCTGCCGGGATGAGGACGGGATCCTGATCAATCTGGCATCCAAAGAATACAGCCGGGCGGTGGCCCCCTATCTCCAGCCGGGGGACCGGCTGGTGGAGGTGATCTTCGGAGAGCAGAACGGGGAACGGATCGTCCAGAAAGGGGTCTATGCCAAAATGGCCCGGGGAGAAATGGTCCGGTATCTGGCCGGAAAAGGAGCCCGCCGCCCGGAAGACATGAAAGACTTCTGCTGGAGCGGATATGTCTGGGATCCTGAACGGTCCCGGCCCGACCAGTATGTATTCCTCCGGCAGCCATCCGCCAGGGGCTGA
- a CDS encoding glycosyl hydrolase family 18 protein: MKKRWIAIFGLCLMTFTGTACARPAQKESAELVQNPPVREPCRPQKTEGPVGLVWDWQAPGEKTSTLAKEKKLPGINVLSPSWFVIRDTEGNIEVKNASPDYAPQAHASGYKVWALITNGFDPERTHGLLDNPAGRRNAVEGILALAKQYQLDGINLDFENIQAADSERLTDFVGEIAGPLQQGGYTVSIDVTVPSDNGNWSRCYDRKALAEKVDYVMLMAYDEHSRLSPKAGSVASLPWVEQGIRNTLKEVPAEKLVLGMPLYMRDWKEENGKVSARTLSMEGARKLIAEKGLVPAWHSEEAQYYFEYREQGVLHRVWQEEARSLALKNALISRYNLAGSAYWRKGLEEPEVWAAMEKWR, encoded by the coding sequence ATGAAGAAACGATGGATTGCCATTTTCGGTCTTTGCCTGATGACTTTTACCGGCACGGCCTGTGCCCGTCCGGCCCAAAAGGAATCTGCGGAACTGGTGCAGAATCCGCCGGTCCGGGAGCCCTGCCGTCCTCAGAAAACAGAAGGGCCGGTGGGACTGGTGTGGGACTGGCAGGCTCCGGGAGAAAAAACATCCACCCTGGCCAAAGAAAAGAAACTGCCGGGAATCAATGTGCTGTCTCCCAGCTGGTTCGTGATCCGGGATACGGAAGGGAATATTGAAGTGAAAAACGCTTCGCCGGACTATGCGCCCCAGGCCCATGCCAGCGGATACAAAGTATGGGCGCTGATCACCAACGGTTTCGATCCGGAACGGACCCATGGCCTTCTGGATAACCCGGCCGGACGGCGGAATGCGGTGGAGGGGATCCTGGCCCTGGCGAAACAGTACCAGCTGGACGGGATCAACCTGGATTTCGAAAACATCCAGGCGGCGGACAGCGAACGGCTGACGGATTTTGTGGGAGAAATCGCCGGTCCCCTGCAGCAGGGAGGGTATACGGTTTCCATCGATGTGACGGTGCCTTCAGACAACGGCAACTGGTCCCGGTGTTACGACCGGAAGGCCCTGGCGGAAAAGGTGGATTATGTGATGCTCATGGCCTACGATGAACATTCCCGGCTGTCTCCCAAAGCCGGTTCCGTGGCCAGTCTGCCCTGGGTGGAGCAGGGTATCCGGAATACCCTGAAGGAAGTGCCGGCGGAAAAACTGGTGTTGGGGATGCCTCTGTACATGCGGGACTGGAAAGAAGAAAACGGCAAAGTCAGCGCCCGGACCCTGTCCATGGAAGGGGCCCGGAAGCTGATTGCGGAAAAGGGACTGGTGCCCGCCTGGCACAGTGAGGAAGCCCAGTATTATTTTGAATACCGGGAACAGGGGGTGCTCCACCGGGTGTGGCAGGAAGAGGCCCGGAGCCTGGCCCTGAAAAACGCCCTGATCAGCCGGTACAATCTGGCCGGCAGCGCCTACTGGCGGAAGGGTCTGGAAGAGCCGGAAGTGTGGGCGGCCATGGAAAAATGGCGGTGA
- a CDS encoding MATE family efflux transporter gives MQIDATRGSIGETMGKFALPYLFSYFLQTLYGMADLFIIGQFEGAASITAVSIGSQVMHMVTVMLVGLAMGTTVSIAQAVGGGKREQTAWITGNTVTFFLGSSMVLAAGLTFLVHPLAALMHTPAEAVPGTVEYLTLCFLGIPFITAYNIISAIFRGLGNSRSPMVFIAIACAANILLDCLFMGVFHMGPAGAALGTTLSQAISVAISLFMIRRYRLGITLAREQLRPRWEVIRKLLRIGVPIALQDGFIQVAFLVITVIANERGITDAAAVGIVEKIISFIFLVPSSLLSTVSALGAQNIGAHQPERARAILETALKTALGFGVLMILLMQPAAPAFVGTFTSDSAVISAGAPYLRGYIVDVLFAGVHFSFSGYFCAWGRSEFSFIHNVISIVLARIPLVYAASKAFPYTLLPMGLATACGSLVSVLICMGLFRKLRRKNACTML, from the coding sequence ATGCAAATCGATGCCACCCGGGGCAGTATAGGGGAGACCATGGGGAAATTTGCCCTGCCTTATCTTTTTTCGTATTTTCTGCAGACCCTGTATGGGATGGCGGATCTGTTCATCATCGGCCAGTTCGAAGGGGCGGCCAGCATTACCGCCGTATCCATCGGCAGCCAGGTGATGCATATGGTGACGGTGATGCTGGTGGGCCTGGCCATGGGGACCACCGTGTCCATTGCCCAGGCAGTGGGCGGCGGCAAACGGGAACAGACCGCCTGGATTACCGGGAACACGGTGACTTTTTTCCTGGGATCCAGTATGGTCCTGGCGGCGGGGCTCACCTTCCTGGTCCATCCGCTGGCTGCGCTGATGCATACCCCGGCGGAAGCCGTTCCCGGCACGGTGGAGTACCTGACCCTCTGTTTCCTGGGGATCCCCTTCATCACCGCCTACAACATCATCAGTGCCATTTTCCGGGGCCTGGGGAATTCCCGGAGTCCCATGGTGTTCATTGCCATTGCCTGCGCCGCCAATATTTTGCTGGACTGCCTCTTTATGGGGGTCTTCCATATGGGGCCGGCAGGGGCTGCCCTGGGGACCACCCTGTCCCAGGCCATCAGTGTGGCCATCTCACTTTTTATGATCCGCCGGTACCGGCTGGGGATCACGCTGGCCAGGGAACAACTGAGACCCCGCTGGGAAGTGATCCGGAAGCTGCTGCGGATCGGGGTGCCCATCGCTCTCCAGGATGGATTCATCCAGGTGGCCTTCCTGGTGATCACCGTCATCGCCAATGAACGGGGAATTACCGACGCGGCGGCGGTGGGCATCGTGGAAAAGATCATCAGTTTCATCTTCCTTGTGCCCTCCTCTCTTTTGAGCACCGTATCCGCCCTGGGTGCCCAGAACATCGGGGCCCATCAGCCGGAGCGGGCCCGGGCCATCCTGGAAACGGCCCTGAAGACCGCCCTGGGGTTCGGGGTCCTGATGATCCTGCTGATGCAGCCGGCAGCACCGGCCTTTGTGGGGACCTTTACTTCGGATTCCGCCGTCATCAGCGCCGGAGCTCCGTACCTTCGGGGATATATCGTGGATGTGCTCTTTGCCGGAGTCCATTTCAGTTTCAGCGGTTATTTCTGCGCCTGGGGCCGGTCGGAATTTTCCTTTATCCACAATGTGATTTCCATTGTCCTGGCCCGGATCCCCCTGGTCTACGCAGCCAGCAAAGCGTTCCCGTATACCCTGCTGCCCATGGGCCTGGCCACCGCCTGCGGCTCCCTGGTTTCCGTACTCATCTGTATGGGGCTGTTTCGGAAGCTGAGACGGAAAAACGCCTGCACCATGCTATAA